Proteins from one Dermacentor variabilis isolate Ectoservices chromosome 1, ASM5094787v1, whole genome shotgun sequence genomic window:
- the LOC142564506 gene encoding uncharacterized protein LOC142564506 — MNSFMLTASALSLRAAKRERWTYVRNERWFEDTLPVLGDGHFKQCFRVSPATFRYLVDCLRPSLERVTTNMRECIAVEKVVAIGLLKLCSVAEDRVVATVFGVGRSTANGIYREFCEAIISVLEKDWLKTLRPAHMDEHIRESMAVCDFPQAVGALDGCHFPVSPPEEHATDYYNYKEWHSIILLTLVDHKYRFRYINVGAPGRSHDSHVYRMSSLSQMVASPLFKAPVAAIGGVAVPPLILCGQAFPVTPNLIKPFGHNCPLNGDQRTFNYHISRARRIEENAFGRLKARFRFTSKRMECDIDNARLVIRACGVLNNICEHFNDAVQFQWLH, encoded by the exons ATGAACAGCTTCATGTTGACAGCTTCGGCACTGTCCCTTCGAGCCGCCAAACGCGAAAGGTGGACCTACGTGCGCAACGAACGATGGTTTGAAGACACATTGCCCGTCCTTGGTGACGGCCACTTTAAGCAATGTTTTCGAGTGAGCCCAGCCACCTTCCGTTATCTTGTGGACTGTCTGCGTCCTTCGCTGGAGAGGGTTACAACGAATATGCGCGAGTGCATTGCGGTGGAAAAAGTGGTGGCCATCGGCTTATTGAAACTGTGCTCCGTGGCCGAGGACCGAGTCGTGGCCACTGTCTTTGGCGTCGGACGATCAACGGCGAATGGCATTTATCGAGAGTTTTGCGAAGCCATCATTTCCGTCTTGGAAAAGGACTGGCTCAAGACGCTGCGTCCAGCGCACATGGACGAACACATTCGCGAATCCATGGCCGTGTGTGACTTTCCCCAAGCCGTAGGAGCCCTCGACGGCTGCCACTTTCCCGTGTCACCGCCGGAAGAACATGCCACTGACTATTATAACTATAAGGAATG GCACAGCATTATTCTCCTGACTCTCGTGGACCACAAGTACCGTTTCAGGTATATAAACGTGGGTGCCCCTGGAAGAAGCCACGACTCTCATGTTTACCGAATGTCGAGCCTCTCCCAGATGGTTGCGAGTCCCCTTTTTAAGGCTCCGGTTGCTGCAATTGGAGGAGTCGCCGTCCCACCTCTGATATTGTGCGGCCAAGCATTCCCAGTAACACCAAATCTCATTAAGCCATTTGGACACAATTGTCCACTGAATGGAGACCAGAGAACATTCAATTACCACATCAGCCGAGCGAGACGTATAGAAGAAAACGCTTTTGGGAGACTTAAAGCAAGATTTCGCTTCACGTCGAAGAGAATGGAATGTGATATTGATAATGCCCGCCTAGTGATTCGCGCATGCGGCGTGCTCAACAACATTTGTGAGCATTTCAATGATGCAGTTCAGTTTCAGTGGCTCCACTGA